A DNA window from Bacteroides cellulosilyticus contains the following coding sequences:
- a CDS encoding glycoside hydrolase family protein, whose amino-acid sequence MERSLFKFALLGVMLLISHSSFSQITERERPAEWKQLVKGARFMDRFLPMKGNVLSSDTWGADCVLPRYVDNGIEDGIWSYWGGNIRKGEDGKYHLFACGWLECSPKGHMEWPNSYVFHTVSDNLTGPFKPVRIIGKGHNPEIFRAKDGRYVVYVIDGRYVSDDLNGKWEYGKFDFNARDRRIIEGLSNLSFAQREDSSYVMVCRGGGIWVSRDGLSEYNQLTDKRVYPDVDGRFEDPVIWRDHIQYHLIVNDWLGRIAFYLRSKNGVNWVVDPGEAYMPGIAVHADGQVEDWFKYERLKVYQDKYGRAVQANFAVIDTLKNEDKPFDHHSSKNISIPLNPGLLLTILDEKPITSGTKTIRVKVQAEEGFNPQTDIDVNSLRFGASEEVNYGRGCQVLTTESAGKDLIVTFNGKGNGITKDEFAPKLIGKYKDGRMLYGYARLPYIDYIEPILSARAPVFTKSGKGLECTVEVQNFGQVGSKKAMVEVGYKREGKTIKVASGMVSALKPYEKTDILLSAKDRFEEGKEYDLIVTLYSGKKVLSTFNLKKKVLE is encoded by the coding sequence ATGGAAAGAAGCCTCTTTAAATTTGCTCTACTGGGAGTCATGCTCTTGATCAGTCATTCCTCTTTTTCACAAATAACGGAACGGGAACGTCCTGCGGAATGGAAACAATTAGTGAAAGGCGCCCGCTTTATGGATCGCTTCCTGCCGATGAAGGGAAATGTACTTTCATCCGATACATGGGGTGCTGACTGTGTGCTTCCACGTTATGTAGATAATGGCATTGAAGACGGTATCTGGTCCTATTGGGGTGGAAATATTCGAAAAGGCGAAGACGGTAAATATCATCTATTTGCCTGCGGCTGGCTGGAATGTTCACCTAAAGGACACATGGAATGGCCTAACTCATACGTATTTCATACCGTAAGCGATAATCTGACAGGGCCTTTCAAGCCTGTTCGTATCATAGGTAAAGGGCATAATCCTGAAATATTCCGTGCTAAAGATGGCCGGTATGTTGTCTATGTAATTGATGGACGTTATGTATCCGATGATCTGAATGGAAAATGGGAATATGGAAAGTTTGATTTCAATGCACGCGACCGCCGTATTATCGAAGGCCTGTCTAATCTTTCATTTGCCCAGCGTGAAGACAGCTCTTATGTGATGGTTTGTCGTGGTGGTGGTATCTGGGTCAGCAGAGATGGACTATCGGAATACAATCAACTGACCGACAAACGGGTTTATCCGGATGTAGACGGTCGGTTTGAAGATCCCGTAATCTGGCGCGATCATATTCAGTATCACCTGATTGTTAATGATTGGCTGGGACGTATTGCTTTCTATCTTCGTTCGAAGAATGGAGTGAACTGGGTGGTCGATCCGGGTGAAGCTTATATGCCGGGAATTGCTGTACATGCAGACGGACAGGTGGAAGACTGGTTCAAATATGAACGCCTTAAAGTGTATCAGGATAAATACGGACGTGCTGTTCAGGCTAATTTCGCGGTAATCGATACGCTTAAAAACGAAGATAAACCTTTTGATCACCATAGTTCAAAGAATATCAGTATTCCCTTGAATCCTGGACTGTTGCTTACCATACTGGACGAGAAACCTATCACCTCGGGTACAAAAACAATTCGTGTGAAGGTACAGGCGGAAGAAGGCTTCAATCCCCAGACGGATATAGATGTGAATTCCTTGCGTTTCGGTGCTTCTGAAGAAGTGAATTATGGCAGAGGCTGTCAAGTATTGACCACAGAAAGTGCGGGCAAGGATTTGATTGTAACTTTCAATGGCAAAGGAAATGGCATCACTAAAGATGAGTTTGCCCCGAAATTAATTGGAAAATACAAAGATGGAAGAATGCTTTATGGGTATGCGCGTTTGCCATACATTGATTATATAGAACCGATCCTTTCAGCTCGTGCCCCAGTCTTTACCAAATCCGGGAAGGGACTGGAATGTACAGTGGAAGTACAGAATTTCGGTCAGGTCGGCTCGAAGAAAGCGATGGTGGAAGTAGGGTATAAAAGGGAAGGAAAAACAATAAAAGTAGCTTCCGGTATGGTTTCGGCATTGAAGCCTTATGAAAAAACAGACATATTGCTTTCTGCTAAAGATAGGTTTGAGGAGGGAAAGGAATATGATTTGATAGTGACACTCTATTCCGGCAAAAAAGTATTGTCAACATTTAATCTGAAAAAGAAAGTGTTGGAGTAA
- a CDS encoding IS110 family transposase produces the protein MKKKWFIGIDISKKTLDVVIYDPAKKHADETNYKQVSNNKTGYQALFAWMKQKRISPKQTVICLENTGIYSYDLCLFLESCKQDYSSFTPLDLKRSLGLVRGKNDRVDAERIAYYGYLHRDELTYSKLSGSAVLILRDLSSERKRLVKHLTENKGFITDRKDRESTSTSRRAEEMVKILEKQIQSVEDEMHGIVSSDPTMNLNYQLLNSIKGIGSVNAINTIIHTNNFKAFETARQYACYLGIAPFEHSSGTSVKGKTRVCATGARLLKADLSQAARSAVVWDKELKEYYERKRKEGKEHGVVLNAVKFKLVCRMFAVVRRGTPFVDLITYKE, from the coding sequence ATGAAAAAGAAATGGTTTATTGGCATTGACATCAGTAAAAAAACACTTGATGTTGTTATTTACGATCCCGCAAAGAAACATGCGGATGAGACAAACTACAAGCAAGTCTCGAATAATAAAACGGGTTATCAAGCATTGTTTGCCTGGATGAAGCAGAAGCGTATTTCTCCTAAACAGACTGTCATCTGCTTGGAGAATACAGGCATTTACAGCTATGATTTATGTCTGTTTTTAGAGTCATGTAAACAAGATTACAGTTCTTTCACTCCTCTGGATTTAAAGCGTTCTCTGGGGCTTGTCCGTGGAAAGAATGACCGTGTGGATGCCGAGCGGATAGCTTACTACGGTTACTTGCATCGGGATGAATTGACCTATTCCAAACTTTCCGGCAGTGCTGTCCTTATCTTGCGTGACTTGTCGTCCGAAAGGAAACGCCTGGTTAAGCATCTGACTGAAAACAAGGGATTTATCACGGACAGAAAAGACCGGGAGTCCACCTCTACGAGCAGGCGGGCAGAAGAAATGGTTAAGATTCTGGAAAAACAAATTCAAAGCGTAGAAGATGAGATGCACGGGATTGTCAGCTCTGATCCGACTATGAACTTAAACTATCAGCTTCTTAACAGCATTAAAGGGATTGGTAGTGTTAATGCCATCAATACAATCATACATACTAATAATTTCAAGGCATTTGAAACCGCACGGCAATATGCCTGTTATCTGGGTATTGCCCCTTTTGAACATTCTTCAGGAACCAGTGTGAAAGGGAAAACAAGGGTATGTGCTACGGGAGCCAGACTATTGAAAGCGGATCTATCGCAGGCTGCAAGATCGGCCGTTGTATGGGATAAGGAACTCAAAGAGTATTATGAAAGGAAAAGAAAAGAGGGAAAAGAACATGGAGTAGTGCTGAATGCGGTAAAGTTTAAACTTGTGTGCAGAATGTTTGCAGTAGTCAGAAGAGGGACACCCTTTGTTGATTTAATCACGTATAAAGAATAA
- a CDS encoding serine hydrolase domain-containing protein produces MKRYLLLLFFSLALVYLKAQSNIDTLRLSDYLSKIEQNGQCIGSLAIMKDGKNIYTRRLGKDLLRNKQEIEYPLYRVGSITKMFTAVLIYQEIEKGRLKLEDKLSDYFPEIPRAGDITIYQLLEHTAGLGNYVMRNGTYSWMLSYIPNSDIMEEIIRQGILYEPGTDFKYSNSGYYLLANILRKIHKKAYCKILDEEIIRPLGLLVSASGIISDSDEALPYEKNAAEEWVEVPDFYFLNVMGVGDILSPLENINLFLHALFTGKLISKEHLQIMKPYGDDRHGRGMMYMPYHDHKYYGHTGDTFGVHSIGVYNEQEDISIAVSVNGSTIPFSEFLLGIFDSIYGK; encoded by the coding sequence ATGAAACGATACCTGCTGTTACTTTTCTTTAGTCTGGCTTTGGTTTACCTGAAAGCCCAATCAAATATAGATACTCTGCGGCTGTCCGATTATCTTTCTAAAATAGAGCAGAATGGGCAATGTATAGGTTCCCTTGCTATAATGAAAGATGGAAAAAATATTTATACCCGTAGGCTGGGGAAAGATCTTCTCCGGAATAAACAGGAGATCGAATATCCGCTTTACCGGGTGGGATCGATCACCAAGATGTTTACGGCAGTTCTTATCTATCAGGAGATTGAAAAGGGACGATTGAAACTGGAAGATAAATTATCTGATTATTTTCCGGAAATACCACGTGCCGGGGATATTACGATTTACCAGTTGCTGGAACATACGGCTGGACTGGGAAACTATGTTATGAGGAACGGTACATATAGCTGGATGCTTTCATATATTCCGAACTCTGACATTATGGAAGAGATTATCCGTCAAGGTATCTTGTATGAACCGGGAACGGATTTCAAATATTCCAATAGCGGTTACTATCTGTTGGCTAACATTCTCAGAAAGATTCATAAAAAGGCTTATTGTAAAATTCTGGATGAGGAAATTATCCGTCCTTTAGGATTGCTTGTTTCTGCTTCCGGAATAATCAGTGATAGCGATGAAGCCCTTCCTTATGAGAAGAATGCTGCCGAAGAATGGGTGGAAGTACCGGACTTTTATTTTCTGAATGTCATGGGAGTAGGGGATATTCTTTCGCCACTGGAAAATATCAATCTTTTCTTGCATGCATTATTTACCGGAAAACTGATTTCAAAAGAACACCTGCAAATCATGAAACCTTATGGAGATGACCGACATGGAAGGGGAATGATGTATATGCCTTATCATGATCATAAATACTATGGACATACCGGGGACACTTTTGGAGTTCATTCCATTGGCGTATATAATGAACAGGAAGATATATCGATAGCTGTGAGTGTCAATGGAAGTACTATTCCTTTCAGTGAATTCTTATTGGGGATATTTG